In Cydia fagiglandana chromosome 9, ilCydFagi1.1, whole genome shotgun sequence, a single window of DNA contains:
- the LOC134667681 gene encoding uncharacterized protein LOC134667681 — translation MGTNTVSQRDVRPEMSNDLDDYGRGYIGGGDVSPTPTLGRLWADVYEDVNLSEMSPDDGDNLKEADREGSGSGAKTLNRKGKGEKRVRARSDSEEEAPERKLGTSHRGRGKGHYTGLGAAKAKLQQAQQEEYETDADMDTNHSPKPRRSTGRRSRSPVCMNLTRDVFDTPGDRIKAYAQDIMKDAGKSKNLKGSIWGSINSACKELMDIADALGESDVVRSLKADNQRMRKELEHLRLETKALRTAFSERNLTKEPTVGRNDDMSALLQDMGTLMDTRLGEFKREIFVSLGEMVNARLERVEGRLPPEPILRPPLASDRRVLLDLEVTGHQNVEPSVPRPKKRNKGASQSVSQMASSQTSGGASRVAELTQLPPSPVGQVKTRPVPAPRAKKSQEAVPAARAPRGVARPSVPPPAPPQDSWTTVVKKNKGKGKGSAPPQSQQQQTPTRGTAPKKTTAPKLVAPNMAAVVVALKPEAQTDYRTVMEKATTLKLAELGVDHLKVRKSATGARIIEVPGAQSSQAADNLADRLRDLIGDVADVYRPVKKAEIKISGFNESVTPEIIKKEVAARGNCKEEQVTVGAIRMAANGSGSVIIRCPLTTAKVVVTAGRIVLGWSAARVEALEQLPLRCYRCMGTGHTRPLCPSPVDRGNWCYRCSKPGHMSKDCTALAPWCAVCHHAGLKAGHVMGGQACTPPPVRGKEACTAGPGAAAAAASLNVPENRTEQQLMDI, via the coding sequence ATGGGGACCAATACGGTGTCCCAAAGGGACGTGAGGCCAGAAATGAGCAATGATCTGGACGATTATGGGAGGGGGTACATTGGCGGGGGGGATGTCTCCCCAACCCCTACATTGGGGAGATTGTGGGCGGATGTCTATGAGGATGTAAACCTCTCGGAGATGTCTCCTGACGATGGGGACAATCTCAAGGAGGCTGATAGGGAGGGTTCAGGAAGTGGTGCGAAGACCTTGAACCGGAAAGGAAAAGGGGAAAAAAGGGTAAGAGCCCGCTCAGACAGCGAGGAAGAGGCCCCGGAACGCAAACTGGGCACTTCCCACCGTGGCCGTGGCAAAGGTCATTATACTGGGCTTGGCGCCGCTAAAGCCAAACTGCAGCAGGCGCAACAGGAAGAATATGAGACAGATGCTGATATGGATACCAACCATAGTCCCAAACCAAGACGGAGCACGGGCAGGCGGTCGCGTAGCCCAGTATGCATGAATTTAACACGAGATGTGTTCGATACTCCTGGTGATCGCATCAAGGCCTATGCCCAGGATATTATGAAGGATGCCGGTAAGAGCAAGAATCTCAAGGGTTCGATATGGGGCAGTATTAACTCTGCGTGCAAAGAGTTAATGGATATTGCAGACGCACTTGGGGAGTCAGATGTTGTCCGCTCCCTTAAAGCGGACAACCAAAGGATGCGGAAGGAGTTGGAACATCTCCGACTCGAAACGAAGGCACTGCGCACGGCTTTTTCGGAGCGCAATCTGACGAAGGAACCAACGGTGGGGAGGAATGACGATATGTCCGCCCTCCTTCAAGATATGGGCACTCTCATGGACACTCGTCTAGGGGAATTCAAGCGCGAAATCTTCGTGTCTTTGGGAGAGATGGTCAATGCCCGCCTCGAGAGGGTGGAGGGACGCCTACCACCAGAGCCCATCCTCCGGCCGCCGCTGGCTTCCGACAGGAGGGTGCTTCTAGACCTGGAAGTGACGGGACACCAAAATGTTGAGCCTAGCGTCCCAAGGCCGAAAAAGAGAAATAAGGGGGCATCTCAGTCGGTCTCCCAAATGGCATCTAGTCAAACATCTGGGGGGGCATCCAGAGTGGCTGAATTGACCCAGCTGCCGCCGTCTCCAGTTGGGCAGGTCAAAACCAGGCCTGTACCTGCACCAAGGGCCAAAAAATCCCAGGAGGCGGTCCCTGCTGCCAGGGCGCCAAGGGGAGTGGCTCGGCCGAGTGTGCCACCGCCTGCACCCCCACAGGACAGTTGGACTACGGTGGTCAAGAAGAACAAAGGCAAGGGCAAGGGTTCTGCCCCGCCCCAGTCCCAACAGCAGCAGACTCCGACCAGGGGCACAGCCCCGAAAAAGACGACGGCCCCGAAACTAGTGGCCCCAAATATGGCGGCGGTCGTGGTGGCTCTTAAGCCTGAGGCTCAAACTGACTACAGGACGGTCATGGAAAAGGCCACCACGCTAAAACTGGCGGAACTTGGAGTTGATCACCTCAAAGTGCGCAAGTCGGCCACAGGGGCGCGAATCATTGAGGTCCCCGGAGCGCAGAGCAGCCAAGCGGCTGACAACCTGGCAGACCGACTCCGTGATCTAATAGGCGATGTGGCAGATGTATACCGGCCAGTAAAAAAAGCAGAAATTAAGATTTCCGGATTTAATGAGTCCGTCACCCCGGAGATCATAAAAAAGGAGGTTGCCGCCAGAGGTAATTGTAAAGAGGAGCAGGTGACGGTTGGGGCAATCAGAATGGCAGCAAATGGGTCCGGCTCAGTCATTATACGCTGCCCACTAACAACGGCTAAAGTGGTCGTCACAGCAGGACGCATTGTGCTCGGGTGGTCAGCGGCGCGTGTAGAGGCTCTGGAACAGCTACCTTTACGCTGTTACCGCTGTATGGGGACGGGACATACGAGGCCTCTGTGCCCGTCTCCGGTGGATAGAGGCAATTGGTGCTACAGGTGCAGCAAACCAGGTCACATGAGCAAAGACTGCACTGCGTTGGCTCCCTGGTGCGCTGTTTGCCACCACGCGGGACTAAAGGCGGGGCATGTGATGGGCGGGCAGGCTTGCACCCCTCCACCAGTTAGAGGGAAGGAAGCCTGCACTGCTGGTCCTGGTGCTGCCGCCGCGGCCGCTTCCTTGAATGTACCTGAAAATCGGACGGAACAACAACTTATGGATATTTAA